The Nitrospirota bacterium sequence TCACTTGAAAAGATGCAGACAGGTGAGTTCCTTGAGGTAATTTTTGACAATCCATCCTCTGCAGAAACCATCACCCAGTTGTGTGATGCAATAGGGCATGAGATTTTAGAGAAAAAAAAGGAAGGGGCTAAATTTATTTTCAAGATTAAAAAGGGATAATAAGTGTCGGTGAAGGGAGGGTTTATGAAAACTACTAAATGGATAATAGTGATCACTCTTGTGGTTATTATAGGTTTACTGATTATTTACAGTCAGACGGGTATTCCTAAAGGGGCAGAAAAGCCTAAGG is a genomic window containing:
- a CDS encoding sulfurtransferase TusA family protein, yielding MAIKFEKKSDGNYMLDVCGYVCPHPQLYTKKSLEKMQTGEFLEVIFDNPSSAETITQLCDAIGHEILEKKKEGAKFIFKIKKG